Proteins found in one Vulpes vulpes isolate BD-2025 chromosome 13, VulVul3, whole genome shotgun sequence genomic segment:
- the LOC112932018 gene encoding large ribosomal subunit protein eL32-like, whose translation MAALRPLVKPKIVKNRTKKLIQNQSDQYVKIKCNWQKPRGIDNRVRRRFKSQILMLNIGYSSNKKTKNMLPSGFQKFLVHNIKELEVLLMCNESYYAEIDHNVSSKNPKATVERAAQLAIRVTNPNARLHSEENE comes from the coding sequence ATGGCTGCCCTCAGACCTCTGGTGAAGCCCAAGATCGTTAAAAATAGGACCAAGAAGCTCATCCAGAACCAGTCAGACCAATATGTCAAAATTAAGTGCAACTGGCAGAAACCCAGAGGCATTGACAATAGGGTACGCAGAAGATTCAAGAGCCAGATCTTGATGCTCAACATTGGTTACAgcagcaacaagaaaacaaagaacatgcTACCCAGTGGCTTCCAGAAGTTCCTAGTCCACAACATCAAGGAGCTTGAAGTGCTGCTGATGTGCAACGAATCTTATTATGCAGAGATTGATCACAATGTATCCTCCAAGAACCCCAAAGCTACTGTGGAAAGAGCAGCCCAGCTGGCCATCAGAGTCACCAATCCCAATGCCAGGCTGCatagtgaagaaaatgaatag